In Heptranchias perlo isolate sHepPer1 chromosome 16, sHepPer1.hap1, whole genome shotgun sequence, one genomic interval encodes:
- the spata2l gene encoding spermatogenesis associated 2-like, with protein MSTGVRNIYEQYKKFYEDGLSGHDGICHDKELKGLIKQQLIKRGADLHIFPWDDVFETILNSLCRTLNYTSTLKLLIGAFELLELAAVNLFLYPWRKEFKTINTFSGAYVHYLKPAICNEDLVRIFKKMGYKPKDNLQLEIKDTPHSLESIRLAFEFFATRIECEILLEIVGKLEHYKISVDELIRERKSMESIDTCVDKLKMSRSADRSQRESQLERTPPTVSSGENIYTDLKVNSSAWNQAGSPSQREYNGSVIRSPPQRLPRTTASDQYKDDAYSKHITGIPGTDCVFSLSHQDSKFEELQDLSKNRHDFNSDISNPNTNGNMKMVLLEGDISSIEKYEEHSCLANGESALYCCETCRTVHTIMCETLKTCDHHSLRFFAADNSTYLQKAEASNSDLRKPSYADILKTDPCCRICRCSSVYFCCKCGVHVCVQCGYKNSLECKNCGDKLDYLNPGKICH; from the exons aTGAGCACTGGAGTAAGAAATATTTATGAACAATATAAGAAGTTTTATGAAGATGGTCTTTCAGGGCATGATGGAATTTGCCATGATAAAGAATTAAAAGGACTAATCAAACAGCAGTTAATAAAAAGGGGTGCTGATCTGCACATCTTCCCATGGGATGATGTGTTTGAAACTATTTTGAATTCTCTGTGCAGGACACTGAATTACACAAGTACATTAAAGTTGCTGATTGGGGCCTTTGAATTATTGGAATTGGCTGCTGTCAACCTCTTTCTGTACCCATGGAGAAAGGAGTTCAAAACAATAAAC ACATTTTCAGGAGCTTATGTGCACTACCTAAAACCTGCAATCTGTAATGAAGACCTTGTAAGAATTTTTAAGAAAATGGGTTATAAACCAAAGGATAATCTCCAACTGGAAATTAAAGACACTCCACATTCTTTGGAGTCGATCAGGCTGGCATTTGAATTCTTTGCTACAAGAATTGAATGTGAAATCTTGTTGGAAATAGTAGGAAAGTTGGAGCACTACAAAATTTCAGTTGATGAATTGATTCGGGAAAGGAAATCGATGGAAAGCATTGACACCTGTGTAGATAAACTAAAAATGAGCCGTTCTGCTGATAGAAGCCAGAGAGAAAGCCAGCTCGAAAGAACACCGCCAACTGTTTCTAGTGGAGAAAATATTTACACAGATTTAAAAGTGAATTCTAGTGCATGGAATCAAGCTGGTTCTCCTTCCCAGAGGGAGTACAATGGAAGTGTAATCCGTTCACCGCCTCAGAGATTACCCCGGACTACTGCTAGTGACCAATACAAGGATGATGCTTATAGCAAACACATTACTGGAATTCCTGGTACGGATTGTGTTTTTTCATTGAGTCACCAGGATAGTAAATTTGAGGAGCTCCAAGATCTATCTAAAAACAGACATGACTTTAACTCTGATATTAGTAACCCAAATACAAATGGAAATATGAAAATGGTACTTTTAGAAGGAGACATCAGCAGTATTGAAAAATACGAAGAACACAGCTGCCTTGCTAATGGTGAATCTGCTCTCTACTGTTGTGAAACGTGTCGCACAGTACACACCATTATGTGTGAAACTCTTAAAACGTGTGACCATCATTCCCTTAGATTTTTTGCTGCTGATAACTCAACCTACTTGCAAAAGGCTGAAGCTTCTAACAGTGACTTAAGGAAACCATCATATGCAGACATATTAAAAACAGATCCATGCTGCAGGATTTGTAGATGTTCATCTGTGTATTTTTGTTGTAAATGtggcgtgcatgtgtgtgtgcaatgtggttataaaaattcattggaaTGCAAGAACTGTGGTGATAAACTTGATTACTTAAATCCTGGTAAAATCTGTCACTAG